The Coccinella septempunctata chromosome 9, icCocSept1.1, whole genome shotgun sequence genomic interval AGGTTCCATTATTTCTTATTCcttattccattttttctgTGCAGTTTCTACCTTTCAAACGGAATTTTACATCAGCGGAATAGCACCGCTGGACCATCAATTGGTACTTTTGGGATGCTCCAAAGAATTGGATGAAGATCAAAAGAGTTTACGTCCCCAGTTGTACATTGTTGAATATAGGGATAACGATTACACAGACATTTGTACCGATAGTTTGTCTTTACGTGGTTATAAAGAGTATAGTGTGAATGATTACCATCTAGATGTGTTATTAGAAGAGAACAGATTTTTCATTGTCGCTCCCAAAGACGTCGTCGTAGCTAGCCCTTATGATTTAGACGACAGGATACAGTGGTTCATACAACATAAGTGAGTGAATTGTAAAGAATTTGAGAAATACCTCGGTAGTTCAAACGTATCGCAGTGAATGCTGAAAAATTTATCGATCTTCtagaatagaatattttttagaaaattcgAAGATGCTCTGGACATCCTGATAAAGAGCGATGGGAGGGGGGTTCGAAGGTATAACCTTGAAAATGTGGGGGTACAATATTTGGACTATTTGTTGGCGAACCAGATGTGCGACCAGGCCGGTAAattatgtttgaaaatttttcagaacAAATCGGCTTTGTGGGAGGAGCAGATTTATAAATTTGCCGCTAAACATCAGTTGAGGTGAGCACTGTGATTATTTGTCCATATTTTCTTCGACGCTGTGTATAACGggaacaatttctttttttttagatCTGTTAGTCCTTATATCCCAAGATCTTACAATCACAAGTTGAATCCTCACATTTACGAAATGATTctgtatgaatttttgaaattggacAGCCAGGTGAGTTTTGACTTttgattttggtggaaatcggaagAATGGTTTTTGAGTTACTCaaattttgcaaaaaaaattattgtggccactttttcaagtttgaATTTATCGGTGGGAAATTTTGCATGATTGATTTAGCTCAAAATtagtccaacagtttttgagtttttttaattttatcggAATCATTGATGAAAAACTCAACATTTCTTCAGTAGATTTCTTGATTCAGgaattcatttcaatattttcttgtaGGGATTCTTGAATTTGGTTAAAGAATGGGATCCTCGACTTTACAACGTAGTTGCTGTAATTAATGCTGTTTTAGAGCATTTATTGATATGCGACACCGATAAGAATATGTATCTCGAAGCTTTAGCCATATTATACAGTTacgaaaaaaaatatgacaAAAGTCTCTCTATGTACCTAAAGTAAGTAAACATATCCTTAATTTCCGCCAGAATTAAACGGTTAATTGCAGATTAAAGCACAAAGATGTTTTTGCCTTAATACAAAAACACAACCTTTATGGTGTCATACAAGATATGTTGGTAGATCTCATGGACTTAGACTATAAAAAGACTGTCGCTTTGCTCATGGAAAAAAATCACATACCTTCGGAAACGATCGTAGAAAGCCTCAGCAAACACGAATTTCATCTATACAGGGTAATTTTGGAATTCTTGGAAaggaaatttttattcaattttgttgTAGTATTTACATGAGTTCGATAAGAAAAATCCAAAGGGGGAATACCACAGGGAATTGGTCAGACTGTATGCCATGTACGACAGGGAGAAATTGTTACCGTTCCTGAAGAAATCTGAATATTATCCCATTCAAGAAGCTCTGAATATTTGtcagaaagaaaaatattatcCTGAGATGGTTTTTCTCCTCGGTGAGTTTTGTGTAAATTCATAAAATTCAACGATTAATTCGTGATTTAAAGGAAAAATGGGTGACACGAAGGAAGCTCTGGAGTTGATAATCAGTAAGCTTCAAGATATGCAACATGCCATAACTTTCTGTCAAGAACACGACGATCCTGAACTTTGGTGTGACCTGATGAATCATTCGGTGGATAAACCCGAGTATATTAATTTTCTTTTACAAAGTATAGGAACATTTGTCGATCCCACAATGCTcatacaaaaaatcaaagatAATACTGTGATACCTGGTCTGAAGAATTCCCTAGTCAAGATGCTGTATCAATATAACTTACGAGTAAGTAGAAGCGATAAAACGCCAAAATCAAATCATTTGTTAGTCAATTTTCTTTTAACATAACCTCGAAATAAATGACAGGTAGTATTTTTCTTGACAGATGAATTTATTTTACATTTTCAGAGCAAAGTGTAGGTTTtaggaatatttattttttgcagGTTTCTGTCCAGGAAGGTTgcaagaaaattttaatgtccgATTACTTCAACCTTCAGCAGAAGTTGGTCAGAGTACAACAGAAAGGTGTGTCGATCATCGAGGAGGTGGTGTGTGGGGCTTGCCACCGAAAGATCATCGAGAAGGACTCTTCTAGAATGACTAACATATTGTTGTTCAATTGTAAACACGCATTTCACGAACAGTGCATGCCCGAGGGCTCTGGAACTTGCGGAATATGTTATCCATTGAAAAAAAGACCCAGCTAATCTCGGCGGTGATTCTCCTAATAAAGTAAGCATCCAATTAACCTCAATTTTCTCTAATGACATTTGACATTGTCAAAAGTGACATTTCTGACAGATGTCAAGTGATATCTACATGTTATTCTCAAGTACGAGATTCAAGTATTATTGCGTTCTACATTTTCTCCATATAAGCATTTATTGACATCTTGTCCGAAACAAGgggacctaacctaaccttcagCACAAGTTGGTTAGAGGCCAACAAAACGATGCTGATGATTGAGGAAGTGGCTTGTGGGGTTTGCCAAAGAAAGATCATCGAGAAGGACTCCTCTAGACTGACTAACATCTTGCTGTTGAATTGTAAACATTTATTTCATGAACAGTGAATGCCCGAGGTCTCTGGAACTTGCGGAATATGTTatcctttaaaaaaaaagggGTAGCTAGTCTCGGAGGGGATTCTCCAATAAAGTGAGCACCCAACTAACCTAGATTTTGCCTTAGACGTTTCATGCtgtcaaaaaagtgaaattcCTGACAGATGTTAAGTAACATTTACATTACGTTTATTCTCAAGTACAAGATGGGACAATTCAAATATCATTGCCTTCTACATCTTCTCCGTAAAAGCATTTGTTAACGTCTTGTTCGAAATATTCCGCCCTTGGAAGCAGGTAAGGGGCATAGCTCAAGAAGAAATGTTTGGTAAATTGTATTATGTTCTCCGGTTTGATTTGGAGTATGTTCTGAACATAATCGTTAATCAGGCTTCCGATTTCCTTGTGGTCGTAAAGGTAAGACTTCATATGGAAGGAAGCTGCTGACTGAAAACAAATAGAAACGTTGTTACATCATTTGGGAAGATCACAGTGATCAGTAATAATGAAACACTCGCCTTCTTATCCAGATATTTAGAGAACAATTGGAGGTCGTGCTTCCAAGCTTCGTCAAAGTGGAGGATCATCGTCGCTCTTTTTTTCTGCGCCGGTGACACGATTGGGTTAATCTGGAGCACATAGTCGCATTTTTCCCAATCGTGCTTCATGATTCTGCCTGAAAcggtttgaaatttttttctattcgctaAATGTTTTC includes:
- the LOC123319986 gene encoding vacuolar protein sorting-associated protein 41 homolog, coding for MSDPSMNESTTTSDTEEEEIEPKLKYARLSNDLQSILFKSEATCICVHPKFICLGSHWGVIHLLDHQGNNIEGKELKAHTVGVNQISIDSNGEFIATCSDDGKIFIHSLFNKENNFTLNVGRLVKTVALDPNYNKYGSTKRFILGDDKLTLYERTFLGSLRPTVLCESEGFVRSLSWKGNFIAWSSNVGVRVYDMNARCSLGLIKWEEHKNLSIEKFRCNLRWADARTLLIGWVDTVRVCIIRKRSNIELANKNLPEYLVDPVSTFQTEFYISGIAPLDHQLVLLGCSKELDEDQKSLRPQLYIVEYRDNDYTDICTDSLSLRGYKEYSVNDYHLDVLLEENRFFIVAPKDVVVASPYDLDDRIQWFIQHKKFEDALDILIKSDGRGVRRYNLENVGVQYLDYLLANQMCDQAGKLCLKIFQNKSALWEEQIYKFAAKHQLRSVSPYIPRSYNHKLNPHIYEMILYEFLKLDSQGFLNLVKEWDPRLYNVVAVINAVLEHLLICDTDKNMYLEALAILYSYEKKYDKSLSMYLKLKHKDVFALIQKHNLYGVIQDMLVDLMDLDYKKTVALLMEKNHIPSETIVESLSKHEFHLYRYLHEFDKKNPKGEYHRELVRLYAMYDREKLLPFLKKSEYYPIQEALNICQKEKYYPEMVFLLGKMGDTKEALELIISKLQDMQHAITFCQEHDDPELWCDLMNHSVDKPEYINFLLQSIGTFVDPTMLIQKIKDNTVIPGLKNSLVKMLYQYNLRVSVQEGCKKILMSDYFNLQQKLVRVQQKGVSIIEEVVCGACHRKIIEKDSSRMTNILLFNCKHAFHEQCMPEGSGTCGICYPLKKRPS